TTAAAAACCCTTTTCAGACTGAAAACGAGGTTCAACAATGGTTAAATTATGAAAAAGAACGTAATTATTTGTTGACCCCTTTTACCGCATATCAACACTTTGTTACTACATATACTGGTCAAGAGAGTCCTGGATATGCTAGTATTCGTCAGTTAGAAATACGGGGACAAAAAGTTGCTTTGCTTGGTCTAAACTCAGCTTTAATGTGTAGGCGAAATAAGCAAATATCATCTGATGGAGAGAAAGTTAATGATAATCGCTTTTTGATAGTAGGGGAACATCAAATTTACAATGCTTTAAATAAAATAATAGATGATGATCTAAAAATTGTTGTACTTCATCACCCATTAGACTGGTTAATTGAGTTCGACCAAACTCGTATTGAAAGTCGGCTTCTGAGCAATTTCCATTTTCTCCTTCATGGACATCGACATTATCCACAAATTAGAACTGGAAATAGTTCAGAAGGAGATTGTGTCATTATTAGCGGTGGAGCAAGCTATGATCGACGTATTCCAACAGATCCACGCTATAATAGCTCCTATAATTTTGTACATCTTAATTTTGAGAATGGAAAAGGAAATGTCTATTGGCGTCGCTGGAGTGATAGGCGAAACGGAGGAGCATGGATTGAAGATACAGAGACATATAAAGATGGACAATATGAATTTCCCCTTCCTCAACAACTACTCCCAAAGTAACAACCCCTCAGCCTCGATATAAAACAAATGGGACTGGGGGGGAAACAACTGTTATTAACCCAGCGAATCTTGAAGAGTATAATCTACTTCTTCAAGATATCTTGAGTATTTATCCTTCAGAGCAACAAACTGAAATTAAAATTATTTTTAATGAATTAAACTTAACTCAAAAACAACTAGAATTAGTCAAAAAAATAATAAAAGCCTCTCGTAATCAAATATCTTCGCCACAAGATGTAAAAGAGATAAAGTTACCTATAGTAGTAGAGTTTTTAGCTCAGCTTGAATCTAAATCAAAGAGATTAAGCAATAGGTTAAAAAATAATCCTGAAATTAAGTCTGAGCAAATAGTAACTCTTCAAAAAATTCCCAGCATTATAAAAGCTTCTTCGCAATATAATCAGAAAGAAATAACATCATCATCTCTTATTCTCACATTTGCTTTACCTATTATTTCATTAAGTTTACATTTAAAATCAGAAGCAGAGTTAGAAACAGAATATAATATTAATTTTAAAGAGTTAGTAAGAAAACTTCAAAGATATAGCAATCCTGTAAAAAATTATTTAAAAGTTTTTTTTATAGCATTGTTACTTTTTTTTCCAATAATAATGGAAAGAATAACATCCCTAGAAGTGTTTTTAAAATGGGAATTAAAGGTATTTGATACGCTAACACAACGAAAACCTTTTGAAAAACCAGATTCTCATTTATTAATTGTTGAAGTAACAGATGATGATCTGCAACGATATGGGTATCCTATACCGGATAATACATTAAGTCAGTTAATCAATAGACTACAAAGACATCAACCAGCTATCATAGGGATTAATATTTTGCGTCTCAACAAAGTAGAAAATGATGATAAGGTAATTTATGTTTGTAATCATCAAATTGAGACAAATGATCCTAATAGTAGAGGCGATTCTGCTCCATCTGACGTTTCAAATGATCATATAGGTTTTAGCGATATCATTGAAGACTCAGATAATGTTATTCGTCGTCATCTTTTGTTTCAAAAACCATATGCCACATCTCCTTGTCAAACTCCATTTTCTTTTAGTTTTTTATTAGCAGCATATTATTTAGAAGATAAAGGAATTGAGCCAAAGACAACAGTAGAAGGTTATACAAAGTTAGGTCAAACAGTTCTAAAAAAAATAACAAATCATACATGGGAACAATCAATAAACTGGAATATTATTACAAAAAATTTCTTTCAATGGTTTAACATTAATCCAGGATTTTATCAAAAAGAGGATTTAGGAGGATATCAACTGTTGCTAAATTATCGTTTCACCAAAGATAAAAGTATTGCCACAAGGTTGCCATTCAATTCAGTCATGGAAAATAAGTTTTCATCTGATACAATTAAAGATAAAGTTATTATTGTTGGCTATACTCAGAAAATTTATAGTCAGGATGTGTCTACACCATCTAGTAGCTTTTCATACAAACAAATACCAGTAGTAGAACTGCAAGCACAGATGGTTAGTCAGATTATTAGCGCAGTTTTAGATAAGCGTCCTTTACTATCATTCTTCCCAAAATGGGTTGAATTTCTCTGTATTAATATTATTCTTATTATAGGAGGTTTAATAGCTTGGATTTTTCATAATAATTGGACTGGGTTACTATTAAGCAACAGCGCAGCAATTGTTATTTTAGTAATATTCTCTTGGATATTATTAATTTCTGGTTACTGGATTCCATTAGTTCGCTCAATTTTAGCCTTTATGATTAGTAATATAGGGACAATATTATTTTTAAATAAGTTTAGATAAACCTTAGGGGTTAACTTAAATGCTCAGATTTTTATTATAATGTGGATACAATTCAAATTCATTAACTCATTTATCAATCTTTTCTTATTTCTTATCTGCACAAGTTGTAGTATAAATACTAACTCTTTTTCTATGGAAAATAAATCAAAACCCAATCCCACTGTAGAAGAAAACGACTCTAACCGCAATCCGAAAAAAGCAGCATTCAATTACAATCCTCCAGTAGATGATGCACCACAAAAGGGTAGAAAAGCTACAGCAGGAAGGGATGATTGTCCCACTGTAGACAAATCTCTAATCGCTTTAGTTCCTGAATGGCATTTAGCACTAACAGCAGAAGAAACTCCGATTTTTTGGTTTTATATTCCTTATCCTTTTACTATTCCTCAATCAGCAGCAATAGTTCTATGGGATGAACAACAAAATAAGGTTGATGAAGCAACTGTTTCGATTACTAATACCCCTGGAATTATTAGCGTTCGTTTACCAAAAACAGTTTTGGAAATTGATAAAAGGTATAGGGTAGACTTTTCTGTAAATTGTCTTGATAGAAATAGTAACACTTCTAGTAGTCAACCAATTGTCAAGAGTTGGCTAAAAAGAGTAGCTTTAGATAATAACTTGATTAATGAGTTAAAATCAGCAACAACCCCAAGAGAAAGATATATTCTTTACGCTGCTAATAGTATTTGGTACGAAGCATTAACCGAATTAGCTCAACTTCGCTATAATCAAAGTGATGCTCAACAAATCGTAGAAGATTGGGAGGAGTTATTGAGTCAGCCGGAAATTAATCTACCTGAATTAATATCAGAGCCTATTATTAACTGCTGCAGGTTAAAGGAAAATTGATTTTGATAAACAGTAAGTCAATCCGACTCATTAGACTTCTTGCAGAAGTCAGCCAACGCCGCATCTGGCAACAGGCAACGCCAAAGAAGAATAGATGCTTTCAGCATCGGGATTTATTACTTTTTGACTTTTGCAAGACCCAAACTGGGCTGCATTTACTATTATTGGAGAAGCTTATTAATTTAGACTAGATAATTATGCGACTTTTAAAACTATGCTTGATTACTCTTTTAACGTTCTTGATTGTCGTAGGAGTTCCTTGCTTAATTGATGGAACGTCTCTTTCTATATTACCAATTTTATCTCAAACAACAACAGAACGAACGATGGAAGCGGATAGGTTATTAAACGAAGGAATTAAAAAGTTAGCCAATATGGAGGCTAATCAAGCTGATTCAATTTTAACTCTGTTTCAAAAAGCTCTAACAATTTATCAAGAAGAAAAAGACAAAAATGGAGAAGGACAAGCTTTTAAGAATCTTGGGATTTTTTACTATCAATTACAAGATTACTCTCAAGCTCTCAACTATACGCAACAAGCTCTAAAAATTGCTCAAGAAATCAAAGATTTTGATTTAGAAACAAGAGCATTGACTAATGAAGGACTAATTTATTATAGTCAAAAAACTTATCCTTTAGCCATTCGTTCATATGAGGAGGGCTTATCTATTCTGCAAAAAATCAATAGTCCAGAACTAGAATCAAAACTTAACCATAATTTAGCCAATGCTTACAAAGATTCAAAAAACTTTTCTCAGGCGATAACTCACTATGAAAAAGCCTTAGTACTAGCCCGTAAAATTAATAGTCTTCCTGCACAATATCTGATTTTAGATAGTTTGTCAGAAGTTCATAAAAATTTAGGTAACAATAGTCAAGCGAATGAATATTCTCAGCAAGCTTTTGAAATACTTAGGCAAATAGAAACTAATAAAATGAATAATCTACCAAAACAAGAAATAAAAGGGATTATAGTTCCTTCTAGATATAAGATTTTTCTTGAGGGAAAAATAGATGATAAACCGTTTGATGTTATTTCTGGAACTCTAGAAATTCAACCAGCTTCAGAGGGAGATCCTAATCCATTTTTGGTAGCACTTTATATGGACAAAGTTAAGCCTGAAGAACTCAAAATTGGGAGTTTATTTTGGCAATCTTATTCTCCAGGTCATCCCCAAGAAAAAGAACATTTTAGTCGCATTTCTATTAGTAATAATCAAGTGAGTATGGAAATTAATCCCAGTGAAGGATTCCGAAGTGATGTCACATGGTTTATCCAAGGGTTACTCGGAGAAAATCTTCAACAATTACAACAAGAATTAGATCAAATACAGGAACAAATTAATCAAGTTCTTGAAGAACAGGGTCAACCCAGAACAGAAACAGGTTCCTATAAAATCCCTAATAAACCTACTTTTGCCGGAGTTGTCCCTAAAAGTGGATTACTAACTTTTTCAATTCAAAATAATCAAATTTTAGGAACGATTGATGCTTCAGGAATTTCAAGTGATGGTAAACAAAGTCGTTATCAAGCTAAATTTACGGGGCAATTAATAGAAGAACAATCAAAGAATAATGATGTTCAGACTTCTTTGAAAAAAGATGATTTGAATGGCAAGCCAATGATTGAGGCAAGTAACAAAAAAAATCCTTTGTGTTCTTTCTTTGATAAATTTCTAGCAAAAACAACTAAAGTAAGTGCTAAAGATGATTTTATAAAAAAAAAGAGTAATGCTCTTTTTTCCCTTTCAGGTATCAAAGAACCTCAATTTAAAAGTCTTCAGGGAGCTTGGTGGGGAACAGAAAATTTATCAGAAATATTTTTGGAAGCAAACTGGGTATTTTTAGATGATAATACCTTTATTTTTATTCCTCCTGTAAATGCTAACGTAAGAAAGGATTTATTTCCCTTATTGGGTAATTATTCTAATGTTAATAATACTTTGAAAATTAGAGGAGAACAATCTTCTTCTGGTACAGCGACTTCTCTCGATGGTACAATTAAATTACAAGGAAAACAGGCTTTCTTGGATGTTATTTATGTTGTTACAAGCATGGACTCCCAAAGAATTGTAAGGGTTTCTCAAACACTCTTAAAAAACAATAAAAATATTACTTATAAGTTACCTAAAACAGAAATAGAAGGAATAAAAATACCTTCTAGTTTTAAAATTTCTCTTCAAGGAGAAACCAACGGTAAATCCTTTGGACAACTTTCTGGTATTCTTAAAATAAAACCCAATGATTTAAGCAACAATTCTCATCCTTTTATCGTAACATTAAAAACAGATGCTAGAAAAAAAAATGGCAGTATTTCTTGGATAACTCAAGGAGCTTTATCATTTGCAAACAGTCAAATAACAATAGATAATCATCAAGTTACTTTACAGCTAAAACCGAGTTCAACAATATTTTCTGATCTCAATTGGTGGACATTACCGTCTAGTCAATCTAATGAATTAAATAATTCTCTTTTAATCTTTACAGGGACTGAAGGAGAGTTAACTTTTACAATAAATAATAATAAAATTTCAGGAACAATTAAAGGAACAGGTAATAGTTCAGGTTTTTACTCTAGCAATTATCAAGCAACATTTACAGGAGAAACAGAAACCCTTCCCCCTAGTTTTCAAGGGGTTTGGCAAGAAAAATCTCCTAAAGATTTTCAAAAAATTACTTTAAAACAAGAAGCAGAAAAAGTTTCTGGAACTTATACTGGTAATGGAGGTGGAAAAATAGAAGGATTTGTTACAGGAAACCGATTAGATTTTACTTGGAAAGGGTTAGATAAAAGACAAGGAAATGGTTTTTTACGAGCCGTTTCTAGCGGTAGAACGTTAACAGGGATTTGGGAAAATGTAAACAGTTCAACTCAGAAAAAAAGTTTTCTCGCCGAACGAACCAAAGACTCTTATCGAAATCTTGAGATTGCCAAAGAACTTGCTCAAGATAAATGGTATCTCAAAGATTGGGGAGCCGATTTAGTTCTTGAAGGTAGATGCGAACAAGCATTGTCTCCCTTAGAAACAGCATTGAAATTATACGAAAAAGAAAGACAAAATCTGCAAAACGATATTACGACAACTTATAGTTATCTTTTAGATGAAACAAATATTATTAGAAATCTGACTTATTGTTATTTTCAACTACAGGATTATCAGAGTTTAATTGCCAGTTTGGACAATTCATTAGAAGTCCGAAAGACAATGATTCAAACACAATATTTATCTCTTCCTATTGGTCAACAAGCTATTGATATTCGGCAAGCCCTTGCAACCCCTGTAGAAAATTGGAGAAAACGATTAACCGAAGATGCGGATAAGATTATTGCTTTGGATAAAGCACAACCATTTCTTCAAAAACTAACTACATATTTAGTCGAATTAGATGCCCAAGAAGAAGCTTTATTAGCCTCAGAACTATCTAGAGCAAGAGCCTTTGCTGATCTTTTAGAAAAACAAGTTTCTTCCTCTACGTTAAAAAGAGTGATTAGTGCTAATCCACCAACTATTAAACAAATCAAGAAAATTGCGAAGGAACAAAACGCAACCCTTGTAGAATATTGGGTAACAAAAGGCGATTTAAACACTTCAAATGAGAAACAGAATCAAAAACCAAAAGTTTATATTTGGGTTATTCAGCCAGAGGGAAAAATTAATTTTCGCTCCGTTGATTTAACTTTTTCCAATCAATCTCTCAATCAAATTGTGGCAGAAACTCGCAAATTCATGGGGTTAGGAGAAGCAACTCGTGGAAATGCTATTGAGTCAACTTTTAAGTTAGGTGATTTAGTTAGACTTAAAACAGATCCTCTTGAGTATGTACGCGAGGTCGTTAGGGTGAGTCCCGATGGTAATTCTATTACTGTCAGATTTGCCAATGCTCCCAATGCACCTATTAGAGATGTTTTAGCAAGAGAGTTAGAAAAAGTTGCTTCTGGGACAAACAAAAGATTACAACAATTATATAAACTTTTGATTGACCCGATCTCTCAATTTTTACCAACTAATCCAGAAGCTCATGTAATTTTTATTCCCCATCAAGAACTCTTTCTGTTGCCATTTCCTGCCCTTCAAGATAAGCAAGAAAAATACTTAATTGATAACCATACGATTCTTACTTCTCCAGCCATTCAAGTTTTAGACTCAACCCATCATAGACGACAGCAAATTACAGGAAAAGCACAAGAATCTGTTATTATTGGAAATCCTAGTCCAATGCCTGGAAACTTTGCTCCGATTCAAGGGTCTGAAGAAGAAGCCAAAACAGTTGCTCAACAGTTAAAGGTTAAACCCTTAATTGGCACAGAAGCAACGGAAAAAAATGTTAGAGAAAAACTGTCTCAGGCAAGGTTAATTCATTTTGCGACTCACGGCACGTTCGATAATGAAAACCCCTTGCAAGGTTTGATTGCACTAGCTCCTTCAGGCAATGAATATAACGGAATGTTTACGGCTGAAAAAATTCTTAATTTGGGCTATTTACTTAATGCTGAGTTAGTGGTTTTGAGTGCTTGTGATACAGGTCGAGGTAAAATTTCTGGAGATGGAGTCATTGGC
This genomic interval from Aphanothece sacrum FPU1 contains the following:
- a CDS encoding CHAT domain-containing protein, encoding MRLLKLCLITLLTFLIVVGVPCLIDGTSLSILPILSQTTTERTMEADRLLNEGIKKLANMEANQADSILTLFQKALTIYQEEKDKNGEGQAFKNLGIFYYQLQDYSQALNYTQQALKIAQEIKDFDLETRALTNEGLIYYSQKTYPLAIRSYEEGLSILQKINSPELESKLNHNLANAYKDSKNFSQAITHYEKALVLARKINSLPAQYLILDSLSEVHKNLGNNSQANEYSQQAFEILRQIETNKMNNLPKQEIKGIIVPSRYKIFLEGKIDDKPFDVISGTLEIQPASEGDPNPFLVALYMDKVKPEELKIGSLFWQSYSPGHPQEKEHFSRISISNNQVSMEINPSEGFRSDVTWFIQGLLGENLQQLQQELDQIQEQINQVLEEQGQPRTETGSYKIPNKPTFAGVVPKSGLLTFSIQNNQILGTIDASGISSDGKQSRYQAKFTGQLIEEQSKNNDVQTSLKKDDLNGKPMIEASNKKNPLCSFFDKFLAKTTKVSAKDDFIKKKSNALFSLSGIKEPQFKSLQGAWWGTENLSEIFLEANWVFLDDNTFIFIPPVNANVRKDLFPLLGNYSNVNNTLKIRGEQSSSGTATSLDGTIKLQGKQAFLDVIYVVTSMDSQRIVRVSQTLLKNNKNITYKLPKTEIEGIKIPSSFKISLQGETNGKSFGQLSGILKIKPNDLSNNSHPFIVTLKTDARKKNGSISWITQGALSFANSQITIDNHQVTLQLKPSSTIFSDLNWWTLPSSQSNELNNSLLIFTGTEGELTFTINNNKISGTIKGTGNSSGFYSSNYQATFTGETETLPPSFQGVWQEKSPKDFQKITLKQEAEKVSGTYTGNGGGKIEGFVTGNRLDFTWKGLDKRQGNGFLRAVSSGRTLTGIWENVNSSTQKKSFLAERTKDSYRNLEIAKELAQDKWYLKDWGADLVLEGRCEQALSPLETALKLYEKERQNLQNDITTTYSYLLDETNIIRNLTYCYFQLQDYQSLIASLDNSLEVRKTMIQTQYLSLPIGQQAIDIRQALATPVENWRKRLTEDADKIIALDKAQPFLQKLTTYLVELDAQEEALLASELSRARAFADLLEKQVSSSTLKRVISANPPTIKQIKKIAKEQNATLVEYWVTKGDLNTSNEKQNQKPKVYIWVIQPEGKINFRSVDLTFSNQSLNQIVAETRKFMGLGEATRGNAIESTFKLGDLVRLKTDPLEYVREVVRVSPDGNSITVRFANAPNAPIRDVLARELEKVASGTNKRLQQLYKLLIDPISQFLPTNPEAHVIFIPHQELFLLPFPALQDKQEKYLIDNHTILTSPAIQVLDSTHHRRQQITGKAQESVIIGNPSPMPGNFAPIQGSEEEAKTVAQQLKVKPLIGTEATEKNVREKLSQARLIHFATHGTFDNENPLQGLIALAPSGNEYNGMFTAEKILNLGYLLNAELVVLSACDTGRGKISGDGVIGLSRSWMIAGVPSIIVSLWQVPDEKATPLLMEKFYQEHTQKNSNKAQALRKAMLETKTQHPEPKNWAAFTLIGEAK
- a CDS encoding CHASE2 domain-containing protein — protein: MSIYPSEQQTEIKIIFNELNLTQKQLELVKKIIKASRNQISSPQDVKEIKLPIVVEFLAQLESKSKRLSNRLKNNPEIKSEQIVTLQKIPSIIKASSQYNQKEITSSSLILTFALPIISLSLHLKSEAELETEYNINFKELVRKLQRYSNPVKNYLKVFFIALLLFFPIIMERITSLEVFLKWELKVFDTLTQRKPFEKPDSHLLIVEVTDDDLQRYGYPIPDNTLSQLINRLQRHQPAIIGINILRLNKVENDDKVIYVCNHQIETNDPNSRGDSAPSDVSNDHIGFSDIIEDSDNVIRRHLLFQKPYATSPCQTPFSFSFLLAAYYLEDKGIEPKTTVEGYTKLGQTVLKKITNHTWEQSINWNIITKNFFQWFNINPGFYQKEDLGGYQLLLNYRFTKDKSIATRLPFNSVMENKFSSDTIKDKVIIVGYTQKIYSQDVSTPSSSFSYKQIPVVELQAQMVSQIISAVLDKRPLLSFFPKWVEFLCINIILIIGGLIAWIFHNNWTGLLLSNSAAIVILVIFSWILLISGYWIPLVRSILAFMISNIGTILFLNKFR
- a CDS encoding DUF928 domain-containing protein, whose protein sequence is MENKSKPNPTVEENDSNRNPKKAAFNYNPPVDDAPQKGRKATAGRDDCPTVDKSLIALVPEWHLALTAEETPIFWFYIPYPFTIPQSAAIVLWDEQQNKVDEATVSITNTPGIISVRLPKTVLEIDKRYRVDFSVNCLDRNSNTSSSQPIVKSWLKRVALDNNLINELKSATTPRERYILYAANSIWYEALTELAQLRYNQSDAQQIVEDWEELLSQPEINLPELISEPIINCCRLKEN
- a CDS encoding metallophosphoesterase family protein codes for the protein MEDHVSDVIMNNITWLHLSDWHQRGKDFDRRIIRDALIKDIKNRVQISPQLKKIDFIIFSGDVAWSGTSEQYSGAINDLFDPLLQVTGLPKECLFIIPGNHDLDETEFRFLPEGIKNPFQTENEVQQWLNYEKERNYLLTPFTAYQHFVTTYTGQESPGYASIRQLEIRGQKVALLGLNSALMCRRNKQISSDGEKVNDNRFLIVGEHQIYNALNKIIDDDLKIVVLHHPLDWLIEFDQTRIESRLLSNFHFLLHGHRHYPQIRTGNSSEGDCVIISGGASYDRRIPTDPRYNSSYNFVHLNFENGKGNVYWRRWSDRRNGGAWIEDTETYKDGQYEFPLPQQLLPK